One window from the genome of bacterium encodes:
- a CDS encoding CBS domain-containing protein codes for MKVKDLMSRNVVSVTKDMSIRKLIKLMEEHRITGAPVVDETGCLIGIVSGKDVISAIDHLLRVQLSLDEQQEHKGRFNWVEGIMTREVLTASEEDDVRSVFSQMVERKIHRIPVVREGKPVGIISSQDACRLVSGLGQL; via the coding sequence ATGAAAGTCAAAGACCTGATGAGCCGCAACGTGGTCTCGGTGACCAAGGACATGTCCATCCGCAAGCTGATCAAGCTGATGGAGGAGCACCGGATCACCGGCGCTCCGGTGGTGGATGAGACGGGCTGCCTGATCGGCATCGTCTCGGGCAAGGACGTTATCAGCGCCATCGACCACCTTCTGCGCGTGCAGCTCAGCCTGGACGAGCAGCAGGAGCACAAGGGCCGTTTCAACTGGGTCGAGGGGATCATGACCCGCGAGGTGCTGACCGCCTCGGAGGAGGATGACGTACGCTCGGTGTTCAGCCAGATGGTCGAGCGCAAGATCCACCGTATCCCCGTGGTGCGCGAGGGCAAGCCGGTGGGGATAATCAGCAGCCAGGACGCCTGCCGTCTGGTCTCGGGGCTGGGTCAACTGTAA